One window of Triticum dicoccoides isolate Atlit2015 ecotype Zavitan chromosome 5A, WEW_v2.0, whole genome shotgun sequence genomic DNA carries:
- the LOC119298168 gene encoding sigma intracellular receptor 2-like, giving the protein MGVLSAVADAVVVLFSLTIAMAAPLIGAQSVLPPHLYPAPLRDFKRWYAAEFDDYLMAQPPAFLLGIFWLEIAFLWPLSVATIYGVLARRRWGATTSLMAGVSTLTSMSAILGEMLGSGRATPRLLQLYAPYLVFAVIAILRGLCSCSAPPSPASSARKKRV; this is encoded by the exons ATGGGCGTCCTCTCGGCGGTGGCGGACGCTGTAGTCGTCCTATTCTCGCTCACCATCGCAATGGCGGCCCCGCTGATCGGCGCGCAGTCCGTCCTCCCGCCACACCTATACCCGGCGCCGTTGCGGGACTTCAAGCGGTGGTACGCCGCCGAGTTCGACGACTACCTCATGGCCCAGCCGCCGGCCTTCCTCCTCGGCATCTTCTGGCTCGAGATCGCCTTCCTCTGGCCACTCTCCGTCGCCACCATCTACGGCGTCCTCGCCCGCCGCCGCTGGGGCGCCACCACCTCCCTCATGGCCGGCGTCTCCACCCTCACCTCCATG TCTGCAATACTTGGTGAGATGCTGGGCTCAGGAAGGGCAACGCCGAGGCTGCTTCAGCTGTATGCTCCATACCTTGTGTTTGCCGTCATTGCAATTTTGCGCGGCCTCTGCTCATGCTCGGCGCCGCCTTCCCCTGCATCTTCTGCTCGGAAGAAGAGGGTCTAG